The stretch of DNA TAAGAACACCTGCTCATGTTTGGAATTAAGTCTGCAAATATTTTGTGTCACAACTTTTGTTTAAGAATACTATTCTTTTCCTTAATGAAATGTTAATTTGTGGATTAACTTGTctatgttatattattattgtagaaGCAAGGATGTGTATCCACTTGTGATTGCAGCACATCCGCAGGAACCCAACCAATTTGCAGTTGGATTGACAAATGGGTCTATTAAAGTCATAGAACCATTAGAATCTCAAGGCAATTGGGAAGTATCTGTATCTTCCCCAGTTGATAATGGGAAGAAAAATGGTAGATTGGTATGGCAGGTTCTTTGTCGCACATTGGGAACTATGTGTCTTGGATTATTTGGGGTAGGCATCATTCCAATTATTCAAACTAAAACTAGAAAATCAAAAATGAATTTTGATGGATATATGACAGACAGCTCCAGAACAAACAAATCCGATGGAGCAGAACAAGGTGAACCCAACCAGCCCAAGGTCGAGCCTAGCGCTCGGCCTCAGCCAATCAAGTCCCGGCTATGAGGTTCCAATTAAAtccatcaaattttaaataaaataaattgaacacaATCATTGGTAGCTTGATGTTCCAATGGCATGCACCAAAAACTATTGTTGAGTGGATTTTAAAATGTGTGTATTTGATCATTAATGTGCACTTATACAGTATTTTTAGCAATGTTGCTCATTGGTTTTTGCAATGTTTGTATTTGAACTAACATTAATGTTTGAATTTGTATTTGTTTCACTCCGCAAACTTATGAACTTCCCAATTTCATTCTTAATAATGTTATTTCGCAGAATATGTTTGCTTTCTCTTCTGATTCACCTTTATATATCCTCTTTACTTCTATAGTTTATTACTGTCTATGCTTTCATAGATATTCATTAAAATCAGAAGAAGAACGTTATTAATGTATGAACAGAGCCCATAGTAAAGAAGATTGTGAAATTGATATGAAGTTGAGGCAAATCAATGTGAATTATACCGTGTTTTTGGCAATGTTGCTTTTTGGTTTTACAGAGTTTTTAGAGACACTTACAGTGCTTTGTAGGCTCTGTTTTAGGCAAATGATGATATTGTTGCAAGATTAAGACCAAGTGTTGATGATCTATATTGCATACATAAATTCAATCTTGATTGaactccctttttttttttaataattatacaatCTATGCATTAATTCCAGCCATATTGAAATGATTGATTATTAGTTAGcatatataatctaataatataataaaatatatacacttTCATGTGACTTACATGATAAAAATGTTTTATCTTTATTTCTTATATCATGAAGTAAAAGTGAAAGAGTAAATTTGACAGTAGAGAATTCATAATTTTATCCAGTGGAAATGTAAGAGCCCAGATGAGGAATTTTATCATTTGAGAGTAAAAAGAgtaaaaattcatatatttatatctgaATTAATATGCACAGTGATATTTTCGATATTTTCTGGCACCATAAATTTCCAGGAAGCCGCCTCTCGAGACTCCCGACTCACACTCGCCGTTAGAaattagaaacaaaaagtatCTCAGAGCTGAATTTTCAAGCCAAAATCTCTCGATAAGCTTTCTACTACTCAACGATTTGCTTAGAATCACGAGCCATGGCTACCTACCACCGAGAATTCCGGACGACCGTTTtcatcctcctcctcttcttcacAGTGAACGCTTTTACTTTTTCTTCAGCCGACACGCCGTCGGAGTCCACCGTCTACGAAGTCCTAACTAACTACAGCCTACCGATCGGCCTCTTGCCGGACTGCGTGACCTCCTACACGCTCTCCGACGACGGCTCCTTCGAGGTCTTCCTCGAGAAGGCCTGCTACGTGCAGTTCGATTACTTGGTGTACTACGAGGAGAAGATCACAGGGAAGCTGGGCATCGGATCCATCACCGACTTGGACGGGATTCAAGTGAAGAGATTCTGGTTCTGGTTCGACGTGGACGAGATTAGGGTTGACCTGCCGCCCTCCGATAGTATATATTTTCAGGTTGGGATCATCAACAAGCAACTCGATGTGGATCAGTTTCAGACCGTTCACACTTGCCAGGACAGCGCCTTCACTCTCTGTGGTGTTTCTCCCAGGAAATTTCTTCAGGTAGTGGTTCTTTCTTCAAATTGAAATTTCTGCAAAATTATGCTTGTCTCTTCAGCTGTATTTTTTCTTATTGAGGATTACTTGCTGTTTATTTGATTGTTTTTATCGCGCCATAACAGTAAACATAGTTGGTGATATGGAAGCATATATCTTCACTCTTATTTGCACCTCTATTGGTAACTGTCAATATGATCAAAGCCTGTTCCAATTGCAGCTACTATAATAGAAAAATGAAGAAGTTAACTTTTACACAGACACACAAAAGAGCCTTTGAAAGGTTCCCTGATTTTCTGTATGCTATTTCCTGGGAGTGCCGTGATACATGTGTGTCTATTTTAGGACTTTCCACTAGAAATGGCTTATATAGTTACACGGAGTAATTAATTTGACAGTCTCGTAGAACCATATGACGTTTTAACCTTTCTATGCATACTTTGAGGATTGTATTACACTCTGCAAATGATCGTGTGAGCCATATCATTTAGAAGTTCTCATTGTATTTTCATTTCCGCTACTTGTTGCTACTTTGCTAGGACGTGATACCAGAAAAAAGTTACTACTGATGGTAGATTGTTGAGTGTTGATGTATCGGTGCTGTGAGCCTGTGACCTTAGAAACATGAGGGGGCAATTTCCCTTTCAATATTCACTTGTGTAAAGAGTAGAATGTGAAGGGGGTATTTCTCTAGTGCTTGGGGTTTTTTAAAGTGTTTGAATCTGTATGCAGAAATAACCATATACACCAATGTTTTATGTTAAGTTGTCAGAGGTGGTCCGCTCATCGGAACATAACACATGCATTTTCTTGTCTTTCTGAGTTGAAGATAGACAATGATAAGAAAAACTGGGATCTTAGCAAGTTGGCAGTTTAATAGGTTCAAGAGATAGTGGGAGATAGAATGATAAGAAAAAGTGGGATCTTTGCAAGTTGTCTGACTGGCAGTTTAataggaaagaaaataatgtcTCCTCACATCATTTGTTTAAAAGTTCTTTCATTTTTCTCTGCAATGTTGGAGTGTtggagaaaggaaaatatttttttctcatgACTTTCTCGTCATGCATTCACCTTAAAGCTATGAGACAGTCACTTCGACAAAAACTctattttgaaaacatagaAGCTTGGTTGCACCAGAAAGAGTGCAAACGCATTAATAATTCGTCTCATCTACCTCTCTAATTCCCGATTGCTTTGAACGTGTCTTTCAACTGTCAACTGTCAACTAATATTGTTGCATCATTGACATTTCAGCCTGCGGTGTATGACTTGCCGATGCTCCTTACAGAGTAGCGAAAGGAATCCCCAGGTGCAGCAAGGTGTTGGAAGGTGATATACTACTATGCCTGCCAGGGTGCTggactctttttctttttcagtcAAGGCAAAACTGGCCTTTGGTCTTTCCACAATATCTAGTCTAGGGTAAAGACaaaagtgttatatatatatatatatatatagctagatACAAGTTATAAAATCCACCTCCCAACACCCCTGTAGTAACTAGTTGGATGACTTTGTAGCCTTtgacaatgaatatatatataaattataatacatatgtatacataactTGTGTTTGAGGGAGTATTACCATTCTCAGTTCTTATTTctccaaaaagaaaatgaaaaacttaaGTTTTTACGATATCACATATTCTCATCACTCATTACAGTGAGATTAATTTGGATTTTTGGATGGTTACTAATTTGGATTGTTGCATTAGCAATTTACTTATCAGTTTTACATTGGACTGAATCCATTGAGGTCTAGTCCCTTAAGGGAACAACTAATTATCATCAATTAATATCCCATTACAAGCTAATAAAAAACTACTATCATTTGGTTCAAAAAAAAACCCACTATCATTTGAAGATTTGAGGCAAGTAAAAGAGAAATACCATAGtttatagagaaaaaaatacataaaagtaGGAACACCatcataaaaaaagaaaaaaaaaatccatcttTCAGTGACATCTAAGAGACTAAGCATAATCCTTAAAATCAAATGTCAAAGATGAAATGGGATGATAAGTTAAAAGGCAAAGATTACATACACATTAAGAAGTTGTTAGCAGATTATTCATGCCTCCTGCCAACATTTACACATACCCATGGAGCCCAGAGATTACAATACTCTCCCTCACACCACCCATCTTTAAGGTCAAAAATTCCAgtacaaaaaggaaaaagaagaagaagacgaagaaacTTCAATTCCATGACGAGGACAAAGACGAAAAGGACACGACAAAATATCTAAAAAGTGAGGAAGTGTATTCTACTACTAACTTGTGTTGCCAGATTGATCAAAGTGTGGGCTATTAGTCCCAGGCGCTGGCCACGCCAGCTCCGTAGGATGGATTGTACCCGCCCCCGAACCCACTGTAACCGCCGCCCGTGTTGCCTCCGGAGTAGTAGTCGGGATTGCCTCGGTTGAAATTGGACTCTCTTCGGAAATCACGGCCGCCAAAGCGGCCGGCACCCCGGCGGCTTTTGCCTCCGTGGGAGGATCTGGCAGCGTAGCGGGAAAGCCAAGCAGGTACTTCTTGGTTTGCTTCTTGCATCAGATCTGCCAAGGAGCGCGCGATAGAGGA from Ipomoea triloba cultivar NCNSP0323 chromosome 7, ASM357664v1 encodes:
- the LOC116024534 gene encoding uncharacterized protein LOC116024534, translating into MATYHREFRTTVFILLLFFTVNAFTFSSADTPSESTVYEVLTNYSLPIGLLPDCVTSYTLSDDGSFEVFLEKACYVQFDYLVYYEEKITGKLGIGSITDLDGIQVKRFWFWFDVDEIRVDLPPSDSIYFQVGIINKQLDVDQFQTVHTCQDSAFTLCGVSPRKFLQPAVYDLPMLLTE